The nucleotide window ACTGGGGCTGTGTGACCGCGCATCGTCAGAAATAAAGCATCAGAATCAGGGACTGAGAGTTGTGTGTCTGAGGGACGGAAGGAGGGGGGAGTGTGTGTTCGTCCATTAGCTCTACCTGTCCCTGTCCGGTAGGCGGTGAcgaagggtgtgtgtgtgtgtgtgtgtgtgtgtgtgtgtgagagaacgATTGCGATGTGtggggaagggaggggaggggggcggAGCCACTCGGACATGAGTAAATGACGTCAGCTCCCAGGTCGTGGAGCAGTGAAACAAACATGGCGACAGAATGGAGCGGGCAGCAGGGTTACGTTCTCACTGTCATTATCTGCCTGTGGAGCGCGGTCGGTGGCCGGACGGAGacggtggcggcggcggcggggggGTCCGGCGGCGGCGGGAGCCAGCTGCTCGGCATGCGGCTGGAGAGGAGCGACAAGCCCGCCAGCACCAATGACGACGGTGTCATCCAGGTGACTGAGGAGAGCTCCGTGCAGCTCCGGTTTTACGGGGTGCAGCTCCACTCGGGCACCTGGACGCAGATCCGCTTCACGGAGCTCACGGGCGGCGGCGGGGACgaggctgaggaagaggaggaggcggcggcggcggcggcggccagGGGCGGCAGCGGCACGACGGACGCGCCGCACAGGACTTGCGCCGATTTCACGAAGGACATCAGCGTCGGGACCTTCATGAACGTCAGCGCTCGCGGCACGTCGGGGCTGCTCGCCCTGCACATTAAGCCGCTCCGCAAGAGCGAGCTCCAGAAGGAGTATGCCCTGTGCACGCTGACCGCGGACGGGAGCGGGTGGGTGCTGCTGGGGGACAGTGACGGCAGGTtgctggtggtggaggagaagaagtCCCTGCTGCCCATGTGGCTGCAGGTCATCCTCATCTCCTGCCTGCTGGTGCTCTCCGGGATGTTCAGCGGTCTGAACCTGGGGCTGATGGCGCTGGACCCCATGGAGCTGCGCATTGTCCAGAGCTGCGGCACCGACAAGGAGAAGAAGTACGCCCGAAAAATCGAGCCCATCCGCAGAAAAGGGAACTATCTGCTCTGCTCACTTCTCCTGGGAAACGTCTTGGTGAACACCACCCTCACCATCCTCCTCGACGACCTCATCGGATCAGGTCTGGGCGCGGTGGTGGCCTCCACCATTGGGATCGTCATCTTTGGTGAGATCGTTCCCCAGGCGCTGTGCTCCCGCCACGGGCTGGCCGTGGGCGCCAACACCATCCTGGTAACCAAGTTCTTCATGTTCCTCACCTTCCCGGTGTCCTTCCCCGTCAGCAAGCTGCTGGACGTCCTGCTGGGCCAGGAGATCGGCACCGTCTACAACAGGGAGAAGCTGGTGGAGATGCTGAAAGTGACGGAGCCCTACAACGACCTGGTTAAGGAGGAGATGAACATGATCCAGGGCGCCCTGGAGCTCAGGACCAAAACTGTGGAGGACGTGATGACGCCCCTGGGAAACTGCTTCATGATCCAGGCGGACGCCGTGCTGGACTTCAACACCATGTCGGAGATCATGGAGAGCGGATACACTCGTATACCGGTGTACGACGACGAGAGGTCCAACATCATGGACATCCTGTACGTGAAGGACCTGGCGTTTGTGGATCCGGACGACTGCACCACCCTGAAGACCATCACCAAGTTCTACAACCACCCTGTGCACTTTGTGTTTCATGACACGAAGCTGGACGCCATGCTGGAGGAGTTCAAGAAAGGTGTGTCGGCAGCTGTGTGTTTGCCAGGctgactgcttgtgtgtgtgagtgtgtgcctgtgtgtgtgtgtgtgtgtgtgtgtgtgtgtgtgtgtgtgtgtgtgtgcactttcatcatcatcatcatcacaacacTTGATCCTAGTCTGAAATCAGCCCCTGTCGGGTTTTGTTTAGAATGAAAACCTGCAGCCATCGCtgcgtccacacacacacacacacacacacacacacacacacacacacacacacacacaaagacatcctgccccccccccccaggctcTGTCTGTGCTGAACAGCACTATTGACGAGTGGAACATCCCAGCTTACACAGAGGCACGCGTTGCCCCggacagcaaaacaaatgtgatgCACAGTGCAGCAGACATCCCGTCTGAGCACGTCGCGTCCAGGCGCTCACTTGCGGGCGTGAAGATGCACGCGCTCTGTTCCGCCAAAGGGCCGAGGTGCCGATCTGGAGGCGCACAAAGCTCGCGAggtgtcgggggggggggggtaattcGTTCATGTTCACAAAATCGGGTcacatctttttcttcctcctgtctTGTAGAGGAGCAGTCACTCTGCTGGGAAGGCgacaaacaagacattttatgaAGCGCCCCCAAAACGCTGCAGCTGAGTTCTCCTGAACTGGATGATCAGGGATTTCACGGCGAAAACGCTGGCTTGGTCTTATTGTGCCGACGGTCCAGAATCCAAAAATATCCAGTTTACAATCtgacatgacaaagaaaagcatcaggTCGTCATCTTGTAGAAGCCttaaccagcaaatgtttggagtttttgcttgataaacgACTAAAGCGACGAACCGAttctcaaaatagttgccgattgACTCCCTGTCGATCGACTCGaccgattaatcaactaatcgatgGGACTCTTAAGCGTTCTTTCGAAGAACGTGTACAAGGCCGCGCAGAGCAACGGGAAGCGGCAAACCATTGGTTCAACACTACAGCAACGATATCCGGTGTTCGGTGCGCGTAGCCACGCAGGCGACGCCGATTCTTACCATTTCTCACACGTGCAGAGCAGCAAGAAGACGTGAATAAAACGTGGGTCACAGGTAAAACCACAGTATCGTACACCTAACGCAGAGTTGTGAGACTATACTATAATATAGAGGGTCGCACCACTTTCTTAAAGTAGTGCCTGGAAATAGACCGTGCGTCGCCCTTGCAGACACGGTCGTTGTCATCAGGTGGAAGCTATCAGCAGCCATTCTCCGTcatcttcacatttttcttcGCCGTCTCGCCTCAGAAACTTATCCTGCATCTACCCCGTGCGCATAACAGcagcttaaaaaacaaatattaaaaccagtgaGAAAGAGAACGAAGTTTGTCTTTATTCGAGACACCGAACTCAGCATTCTGACAGTCATCTGAAGAAgtgtcttcttcctctttttttttgctttccaccGCCACCACACGTTTTAAATGTATGGCGCTCCGGGCGAAGTAATTACCGGTCGTGTTTCTGTGCTGCTCACCGGGTAATGATGGAGGAGAAAAGCTTGGCAAAATCGCGTCGGATCGATCCGGCGGTCTCTAGGCTTGGCCATACGCATCGGCGCTTGGGCCAATCGGGGAGCCGGTAATCTGGGGGCTGTCATGTGGCTTAGATGcggttcagtgtttttatgtacgggcagagttttgttttcaaaggtaAGAACTCAACGAGTCGGTCTGGCTCTTGTTGTGAAACCTGAGCTGCATCAATCTACTCAAGTACGGGAAAATACCCCTGAGGAAACGGCGCCCGACTGACTCTCCCGTGTCTCTTCACACAACACACGGCGGGCGCTTCCCCTTGTTCCGGAGGGTCTTGACAAAACCGCCGCAAAGATATTGGTCTTTGTTTTGACCCGACTGCAGTACTGGTTTATAGAAAACATCTGTTTGTGGAGGGTCGGAGTCACCCTCACGCTGACAGCGCTCCCACCGGGGCCGCAACCAAACTtgattttcatcattgattaatctgcagatgatTTTCCTGATGTagcaaatagcaaaaaaaaaaaaaaaaaaaaaagaccatggAAAGTTCACAGAGTCCGTGGTGACGTCTTGAAATGCCTCGTTTTGTCTGAGCAgcagtccagaacccaaagatactcGGTTTACACTGATGGTAAACCAGGAAAGGttcacatttgaattttaaaaaaacgaCTGAAACGATTATCGTTGCCGATCAGTTTT belongs to Xiphias gladius isolate SHS-SW01 ecotype Sanya breed wild chromosome 20, ASM1685928v1, whole genome shotgun sequence and includes:
- the LOC120805944 gene encoding metal transporter CNNM4-like; the encoded protein is MTSAPRSWSSETNMATEWSGQQGYVLTVIICLWSAVGGRTETVAAAAGGSGGGGSQLLGMRLERSDKPASTNDDGVIQVTEESSVQLRFYGVQLHSGTWTQIRFTELTGGGGDEAEEEEEAAAAAAARGGSGTTDAPHRTCADFTKDISVGTFMNVSARGTSGLLALHIKPLRKSELQKEYALCTLTADGSGWVLLGDSDGRLLVVEEKKSLLPMWLQVILISCLLVLSGMFSGLNLGLMALDPMELRIVQSCGTDKEKKYARKIEPIRRKGNYLLCSLLLGNVLVNTTLTILLDDLIGSGLGAVVASTIGIVIFGEIVPQALCSRHGLAVGANTILVTKFFMFLTFPVSFPVSKLLDVLLGQEIGTVYNREKLVEMLKVTEPYNDLVKEEMNMIQGALELRTKTVEDVMTPLGNCFMIQADAVLDFNTMSEIMESGYTRIPVYDDERSNIMDILYVKDLAFVDPDDCTTLKTITKFYNHPVHFVFHDTKLDAMLEEFKKGKSHLAIVQKVNNEGEGDPFYEVLGLVTLEDVIEEIIKSEILDESDLYTDNRNRKKVDPSKNKRDFSAFKHDADSKVKISPQLMLAAHRFLATEVSLFSPFLITEKVLLRILRHPDVIQEIKFNENDKRSPQHFLYQRGKPVDYFILILQGRVEVEAGNENMKFETGPFSYYGVMAISTPSLAVTPPLSPSVASPPPRRLSLKRFSLFSRFPEFRSPSHGGNLNRSASLSCTERAPESGSVGGSNTQIPGTPFQHIPDFCVRALTDLQFVKITRAQYQNGLLASRLDSTPQSPEGSHARLDTSVSLPPVTPPGTRAPLPLATPPAKRPPSNAQPTPPSGRALPQTTSSSSRRPSQSLPQATPPPSNHAPLSQTPPSSMSTASCALNPHPGLSPKPQQSPPSAGPENGPGETATLLSEQQNCVGPRRPSHTQAHPHPHVHTISHAHTESTI